From a single Solanum dulcamara chromosome 4, daSolDulc1.2, whole genome shotgun sequence genomic region:
- the LOC129886783 gene encoding uncharacterized protein At1g28695-like, protein MDYTKNSISTLAVISLILAGFIYISTLSPFPPKTLLSFQLNPTNSSPGMAKNELEEALKRASMEDKTVIITVINKAYVEPHNGEYPSMFDLFLEGFWEGESTRVLLEHLLVVAVDQTAYERCKFRRLHCYRLVTGGVDFAGEKIYMSEEFIKMMWRRTRFLMEVLKLGYNFIFTDTDVLWLRNPFLILNKSKNLDLQMSTDLFNGDPFSNSNSINTGFYYVRSNRKTIILLEIWYAMRRNSKGMKEQDVLAKLLREGVNKELHLRMIFLDTLRFGGFCSDNKDVKLVMTVHANCCRSIEAKVGDLKNVLMDWKSFKEGDVAAGENTFKWSKHISCKNSWHVINSTLS, encoded by the exons ATGGATTACACCAAGAACTCCATCTCTACTCTTGCagttatttctcttattttagcTGGATTTATCTATATTTCTACTTTATCTCCTTTCCCCCCTAAAACTTTATTGTCTTTCCAACTCAACCCAACAAACTCTTCACCT GGGATGGCGAAAAATGAGCTTGAAGAAGCTTTAAAAAGAGCTTCAATGGAGGATAAAACAGTAATTATTACTGTAATAAACAAAGCCTACGTAGAGCCCCATAACGGCGAGTACCCATCGATGTTCGATCTATTTTTAGAGGGATTTTGGGAAGGAGAGAGTACAAGGGTATTACTGGAACATTTATTAGTTGTAGCCGTGGATCAGACGGCGTACGAACGTTGTAAGTTCCGGCGACTTCATTGTTACCGGCTGGTCACCGGCGGCGTCGATTTCGCCGGAGAGAAGATTTACATGTCGGAGGAGTTTATAAAGATGATGTGGAGAAGGACACGGTTTTTGATGGAAGTGCTTAAACTAGGTTATAATTTCATATTCACG GACACAGATGTACTGTGGCTAAGAAATCCATTTTTGATATTAAACAAGAGCAAAAATTTGGATTTGCAAATGAGTACTGATTTGTTCAATGGAGACCCTTTCTCCAACTCAAATTCCATCAACACAGGCTTTTACTATGTGAGATCCAACAGAAAAACCATCATATTATTGGAAATATGGTACGCAATGAGGAGGAACTCGAAGGGCATGAAAGAGCAAGACGTGTTAGCCAAATTGTTACGTGAAGGGGTGAATAAGGAACTCCATCTTAGAATGATCTTCTTGGACACCCTTCGTTTCGGTGGTTTCTGTAGCGATAATAAGGATGTTAAGTTAGTTATGACCGTTCACGCCAATTGCTGCCGGAGCATAGAAGCTAAAGTGGGTGATTTGAAGAATGTGCTAATGGATTGGAAGAGTTTCAAGGAGGGTGATGTTGCTGCTGGTGAAAATACCTTCAAATGGTCTAAGCATATTTCTTGTAAAAATTCATGGCATGTAATAAATTCCACTTTGAGCTAA